A region from the Linepithema humile isolate Giens D197 chromosome 1, Lhum_UNIL_v1.0, whole genome shotgun sequence genome encodes:
- the LOC136997413 gene encoding uncharacterized protein isoform X2 — protein MERNTFNFLLYLIGPKLNNIPFKGREQIDVTKQLLITIYVLATPDSYRSISERFDVSKSTTWFSVKRVVRAIYSIRNQFIRWPTYEEAENTWTNIQRLYGFPKVLGIIDGTHINIPRPKEDGNSYINRKGRFSVQLQVICKSDLSFIHVFAGMPGCVHDMRVFLYSGVQQYCTPEYFPDNSHLLGDAAYNIQKNVMVPFHDNGHLTREQKKFNHRLSSARITVERSIGLLKGRWRYLLDKLPMTRTNLIPYYIITCCILHNICLLQNDRIEIPIIVPEILHEMEPLGITNILKEEGNIKRNRLMEIIAHDDFERRINN, from the exons atggaacgtaatacttttaattttttattatatttgattggaccaaaattaaacaatattccaTTTAAAGGAAGAGAACAAATTGATGTTACAAAACAactattaattactatttatgTTTTAGCAACACCAGATTCATATCGCTCCATAAGTGAACGATTTGATGTGTCCAAATCAACTACTTGGTTTAGTGTGAAGAGAGTAGTTAGAGCAATATATAGTATtcgaaatcaatttattaGATGGCCTACCTATGAAGAAGCTGAAAATACTTGGACAAACATTCAAAGACTATATGGCTTTCCTAAAGTTCTTGGCATTATTGATGGaacgcatataaatattcctCGACCGAAAGAAGATGGCAATAGTTATATAAACAGAAAAGGCAGATTTTCTGTACAGTTAcaa GTGATATGTAAAAGTGATTTGTCTTTTATTCATGTATTTGCTGGAATGCCAGGATGTGTCCATGATATGCGCGTGTTTCTTTATTCCGGAGTACAACAATATTGTACTCCAGAGTATTTTCCCGACAATAGCCATTTATTAGGCGATGCAGCATACAATATCCAAAAAAATGTTATGGTGCCATTCCATGATAATGGTCACTTAACtagagaacaaaaaaaatttaatcatcgCTTATCATCTGCCCGAATAACTGTAGAAAGATCAATAGGACTATTGAAAGGACGATGGcgatatttattagataaattacCTATGACAAGAACTAATTTAATtccttattatataattacttgCTGTATATTGCATAACAtatgtttattacaaaatgatCGTATTGAAATCCCTATTATTGTTCCTGAAATATTGCATGAAATGGAACCATTAGGTATCACTAATATCTTAAAGGAAGAAGGAAATATTAAAAGGAATAGACTGATGGAAATAATTGCTCATGATGATTTTGAa
- the LOC136997413 gene encoding uncharacterized protein isoform X1 produces MEKYILLDNILFESSTSASSSDSDDNEELLNIIINNNRNRNNRRVPKIKNYLEHVVALYTDIEFKSHFRMERNTFNFLLYLIGPKLNNIPFKGREQIDVTKQLLITIYVLATPDSYRSISERFDVSKSTTWFSVKRVVRAIYSIRNQFIRWPTYEEAENTWTNIQRLYGFPKVLGIIDGTHINIPRPKEDGNSYINRKGRFSVQLQVICKSDLSFIHVFAGMPGCVHDMRVFLYSGVQQYCTPEYFPDNSHLLGDAAYNIQKNVMVPFHDNGHLTREQKKFNHRLSSARITVERSIGLLKGRWRYLLDKLPMTRTNLIPYYIITCCILHNICLLQNDRIEIPIIVPEILHEMEPLGITNILKEEGNIKRNRLMEIIAHDDFERRINN; encoded by the exons atggaaaaatatattttacttgacAATATTCTTTTCGAATCTTCCACTAGTGCTTCTTCGAGTGACAGTGATGACaatgaagaattattaaatattataataaataataatagaaatagaaataatagaagagttccaaaaataaaaaattatttggagcATGTTGTTGCACTATACACAGATATCGaatttaaatcacattttag aatggaacgtaatacttttaattttttattatatttgattggaccaaaattaaacaatattccaTTTAAAGGAAGAGAACAAATTGATGTTACAAAACAactattaattactatttatgTTTTAGCAACACCAGATTCATATCGCTCCATAAGTGAACGATTTGATGTGTCCAAATCAACTACTTGGTTTAGTGTGAAGAGAGTAGTTAGAGCAATATATAGTATtcgaaatcaatttattaGATGGCCTACCTATGAAGAAGCTGAAAATACTTGGACAAACATTCAAAGACTATATGGCTTTCCTAAAGTTCTTGGCATTATTGATGGaacgcatataaatattcctCGACCGAAAGAAGATGGCAATAGTTATATAAACAGAAAAGGCAGATTTTCTGTACAGTTAcaa GTGATATGTAAAAGTGATTTGTCTTTTATTCATGTATTTGCTGGAATGCCAGGATGTGTCCATGATATGCGCGTGTTTCTTTATTCCGGAGTACAACAATATTGTACTCCAGAGTATTTTCCCGACAATAGCCATTTATTAGGCGATGCAGCATACAATATCCAAAAAAATGTTATGGTGCCATTCCATGATAATGGTCACTTAACtagagaacaaaaaaaatttaatcatcgCTTATCATCTGCCCGAATAACTGTAGAAAGATCAATAGGACTATTGAAAGGACGATGGcgatatttattagataaattacCTATGACAAGAACTAATTTAATtccttattatataattacttgCTGTATATTGCATAACAtatgtttattacaaaatgatCGTATTGAAATCCCTATTATTGTTCCTGAAATATTGCATGAAATGGAACCATTAGGTATCACTAATATCTTAAAGGAAGAAGGAAATATTAAAAGGAATAGACTGATGGAAATAATTGCTCATGATGATTTTGAa